Part of the Oncorhynchus nerka isolate Pitt River linkage group LG14, Oner_Uvic_2.0, whole genome shotgun sequence genome is shown below.
CTACTTCACTTCACACCTCTACTTCTACTTCACATCTCTTCTGCCATCTCTTGTTATAGCACCCTGTTGcataaaggagggagagggaggatggaaggagggatgagggagaagaatgagggggaagggggagcagGGTAGGGTACCGTGTGAAGCAGGGAGTTGTTTTTGGAACATTGGGGGGGTACAGTGATGGATAAGGAATGGAATcgtttcctggcaccacacgttCCTCTCCAGTCTCCCCCCTCCTCTGCTACACTTGCGTGTTCTGTCCgtttcatcccccctctctctgtttttctcctcTGTGCTACAGGCCGTCTTGTCCACAGCTGCCTCACCTAGCCCTTAATTAGGAGGAGGAGcacccctctccatcccctgagCCGAGGCCCTAGTGTGTCAATAACGCAACAACAACACATGCAGCTGCTCTgtagcgcgtgtgtgtgtgtgtgtgtgtgtgtgtgtgtggtaatgaaCATGGACAATAAACATTTGCGTGtggacccgtgtgtgtgtgtgtgctggcatAATCATCGGTGCGTTCCCTACCTCGTTGATGCGTCCAGAGCGTGGTGACAGATCTGTGTGGTACTGTATAGTGATAGTGAGTCATGGATTTGGGTAACATTCGCGATCTGGTGCGTAAAACTCACGTCTCCATCGTAGAAAACCGGTTTCTGGGCGAACGCATTGACAAGCTGAAGGATGTAAGTTGAAGTGTTTTGAATGCTCCGTTTTATTATCAGACTGGGGATTTTAGATTGGGTGGGGCCTTTTTTAAGACTTTGGTCGAAGTGGTAACTTTTTTCTTTCAGGGTTGGGTTTTCCTCCGCTTCTAGTTGTAGCGTTCATAGGCTTACAAAATGAGTTGCTTTCTGAGGAGAGCTCGTTGGTGTGGAACGCTGCAGAACTCCAGTTTCTACAATCACTTTCTGTCTGTGTATGTTATTGAATGTGTGTGTAAATGGGTACCTTTTTTTTGGGAAGCGTAAAGTGTCATAGTGTGTGTCTTGAGGTACGTAAGCTAGATTCCCGGGGCTGTTCTGAGCGCTTACTTGTCAGGCATAAATGAACACACTGGGAGATGCTGGATGCGCAACGTTGATTTCAACTTAACCAGGGTCTGCTTAGAATGTCTCTTTGCCTCATAGAATAGCTTCCTTTTGCcaaccacctcctccctctcccctccctccaggctGTGGGGAGTGACGGCGTGCGGATCAGCATGGAGAGTGCCCTGACGGCCAGGGACCGGGTGGGTGTCCAGGACTTTGTCCTGCTGGAGAACCACACCAGCGAGGCGGCCTTCATCGAGAACCTGCGCAAGCGCTTCAAGGAGAACCTCATCTATGTAAGACGCCTACCCCAATTACTCTCACCTTCTGGGTCAACGCTTGTTTCTTTTCTGTTCCGTTGCATAACGTGTTGCTGACCTAATGGATTTGTGCCTGCTGGAATAATGCATCTAAATTGTGTAGATGCATCCCAGCGTTTCCCCCACTGTGTTGTCACCTCAGACAccctgaagtctctctctctctgtctctctgtctctctgtctctctgtctctctgtctctctgtctctctctctctgtctctgtctctctctcagacataCATCGGCTCAGTCCTGGTGTCGGTGAACCCCTACAAGGATCTGGAGATCTACACCAAGAACCACATGGAGCGCTACCGAGGCGTTAACTTCTACGAGGTCTCTCCCCACGTGTGAGTAACCTGAACCCGGGTACCCCAACccaccacctctccctcttccccctcctcctcctcccatcccagTTGCCTCAGTCGTGGACTAACAGGTATGTAACGGAGAGGTTTTCAGAGTGTGCTTGAGCCTGTGTTTGTTTTGAGTTGCTAGGCGAAGAGGTTAATTCCTGGCcggttcctcctcctctctgactaCGGACCAACAATGGACTGTATTATTGGAGAGTCCTCCATGTTCCCGGCTTCACTGCTCCTCCACTCTGTGTTTCCCCCGTTCTACTCAACCATGTAGCCAAATattttctgtctgtctgaggggggCAGAGATGAATTGGCGACAGGTTGAAGGGAGGAAGGCTGGGTTGATGGTGCAAGGTGGTACCAGAGGGGTGTTCCTCCTAGGAGGAGATTTCCCTGCCCCAGGCCTGCCTCCCCCCCCCACTCTCAACCACCCTCTCCCGGGGCTTTCGGGTGGTGACTGATAGGGGTCTTTCTCGAGGGGTTGACATTGGCGCTAACGTTATCTCAATTCTATGTTTcaagggaaggggaaaggggggatagctagtcagttgcacaactgaatgcactcatccgaaatgtgtcttccacgtttaaccccacccctctgaaTCCCACACCCCTGTCGTGTGGGCAAAACGGGCTGAATAAACATGGCGCCCCTCTGATATTACATGGAGCCTGTTGGAACAGGACTGTCGTAGCTCACTTTACTGTGTGACCACCACACCTACCAAACGGGATCTTATTTAAAAGGGTAGAATCATCTTTATTCACCAAGTACATTTGCATGGACCAGGAATTTGACCCGGTGAAATTGTGAGGACAATAAAAACAATATATAGGCAAAATAATTTCAAACGAACCCAAACTTTTtgtatctgcacagttcttcctcCTCCACAGGACTTGACTGACTCattcgctctcgctctctttctatttcccttacttccttccttcctgccttccttccaGCTACGCGGTGTCTGACAACTCGTACCGGTCCATGCGGACGGAGCGTAAGGACCAGTGCATCCTCATCTCGGGGGAGAGCGGTGCCGGCAAGACGGAGGCCTCAAAGAAGATCCTGCAGTACTACGCCGTGACCTGTCCCGCCAGCGACCAGGTGGAGACTGTCAAGGACCGCCTGCTGCAGTCCAACCCTGTCCTAGAGGTGAccgccgggggggggggggttccacgTCATCCCCTGCATGTGCCTGGCTTGGTCCAGTGTAAAACAGGATGTtatatttctctgtgtgtgtgtgtgtatatgcggcCTCTCCTGGAGTGTGAGGGGGGGGTCTCTACTCATGTAGTGtactgtgttgaggtgtgttggcTGGGCTAGTGGAGTACAGATTGGGAGAAGATGTGTAAAGATCACAGCAGagcagtacagacagacagacagacagacagacagactgcctgCCCTGTAATCTAGCCCCGTGTCTCAGCCATAGCACAACACacctgactgtctgaccccacATTAacacctctctgcctccctctcttcctcccgctcttcctccccctcttcctccctctcttcctccctatgtGTGTGATCCCAGGCTTTTGGAAACGCCAAAACGTTGCGCAACGACAACTCCAGCCGCTTCGGCAAATACATGGACATCCAGTTTGACTTCAAGGTGAgtggtcacaaacacacacacgcgcgcacacacacacaatgaccgaGTATGTTCCGGTAAGGGGGATAGCAGTACATATCCACTGCCAGTCCTTCCATATGAACTTGTacaatatgtttttatttttccaCTCCTACGTTACTGTACTGTCCACGGGGCTCGTTCGTTTCCTGGGGGCGTGTACACCTGCATGtggctctgtgtctgtctcagtatccctgcctcacctctcctcctcccccgttCCCCGGTTCCCTCTCTCCCGGCGGCAGGGTGCACCGGTAGGGGGCCACATCCTCAACTACCTGCTGGAGAAGTCACGGGTGGTGCACCAGAACCACGGAGAGAGGAACTTCCACATCTTCTACCAGCTGATTGAGGGGGGTGAGGAGGACCTGCTGCGGCGCCTAGGCCTGGAGAGGAACCCCCAGCAGTACCAGTACCTCGTCAAGGTGGGGGATACCAGAGCTTCGCTCTATGGTTGGGTCTGGAATGGGACACGGTTCACTTTTGGACCAGAGTCTGTCCAGCTGTTTGGGGCTCAGGTCAAAAGTCATGCAATCGTGTGGGATTTGAGATTTATCCCCGAGTCTCTCCTTTAGGGCAGGTGAGGTGTGTCTGTAGCTGCAGTTatccctgccttctctctctctctcgtccatccatctctctctcactgacgTTCTCTCTACCGTGTGCTGTCTCTAGCCCAGTGGGAGCCTGTTTAATGGACCCAGTGTGTTGTTAGTGCTGCTATAGAGACGCTCTCAGGTGAAGGAGTTGTCTATCCCTCCCCCACTGAGACCTACAAGACTtctgcaaaaacacacacacacacacacacgtttattgGCTGACTAAATCGGTGCGGACGCGCGCGCGTGCCCGCACCGATTTAGTCAGCcaataaacgtgtgtgtgtgtgtgtgttgaatctACAATTTAGTATGCATACATGTGTACAGCCTGTGGAGAGAAACCATGCAAAACATCAAACTGCCCATATCTCAAAAAAACATGTGTAAATCTCTTCACCTTGGTGGATGTTTTTGATCGAACTTTGTTTTGCACTCGCCTGACGAACACGAGCGCCTGTCTCCCTGTTTACCAACACCGATTTCAGCGGTCGGCTGCCTTTGGTCGAGGGAGGTTTTGATGTAACCATGTGGTGTTTTTGGGTCTCAGGGGAACTGTCCCAAGGTGAGCTCCATCAACGACCGCAGCGACTGGAAGGTGGTGAGGAAGGCCCTGTCTGTCATCGGCTTCAGCGAGGACGAGGTGGAGGTAAGAACCTGTTTGTTGTCACACTCAGACGTGACGTCAGCCACTGAGGTGCGCTGCCTCGAATACTACTACTGAGTACTGGTACCCTTTGACTCTGACCAATCACGTCTGTGCTTCTGCACCTTTTGTGCTGCGGTTGTGTGACTGTCTGTATTGACCAATGAAGGGATCTTATCTTACAGGGGATAAAGAGAGGGCGTGGTCGTGGTGAAAGAGCTGATTTTGTGCTTTGTGCGAGTGTCTCTTGCACTTTCATGACTGTAGTCTGGGCTTGTGGCCAGAGCTCCGTGTGTATCAGttcagaaagggaaagggggggagAGCAGGTGGTTATCTATCgtatacagtactgacacacacacacacacacacacacacacaggccacctTCACTATATGCTTGCATGTGGGGGGAGGATGGTTGGCCCCCTTTTagttagattaggctttatgaaaTATAGTTTAATACGTTCAGCCATCAAGATAGCGTTGTCTTTTAGCACATCGCAATAAAATGTGTTATCTTATCATGTCTAATCTTCACatggctctctctctttctctctctcgttctctctctttctctctctccctaggagCTGTTAAACATTATTGCCAGTGTTCTTCACTTGGGCAACATTCAGTATGGAGGAGAAGACAGCGGCAATGCCTAcatcactacagacacacagATCAAATACCTGGCGAGGGTATGACCCCCCCCCCACTTACTACAGTGTACCCATGGAAACACTACTCCTACTACACTCAGTCAATCATGTACCGTGTCGTTACTCTCTTCCCCTGGCTCTGTACTTCCACTGCTCATTGTCTCAGTAGGATGGATAACATTGACGCTGGTGTCGTGTTGATGTTTTTGCTGTTGACGTTTTGCAGTTACTCAGTGTGGATGGCTTGGTCCTGAAAGAAGCGCTCACACACAAGACGATCATCGCCAAAGGGGAAGAGGTAGGCTGGAACCTTCTCTGCGTCAGTGCTCTTTTATATGCAGCCCGGTGAGAGACGTTCTATAGTCACCATATATAACGGCATACAAAGGACTGTTTCcattgttctgtgtgtgtgtgtccatgtctgatctgtgtgtgtccatgtctgatctgtgtgtgtccatgtctgatctgtgtgtgtccatgtctgatctgtgtgtgtccatgtctgatctgtgtgtgtgtccatgtctgatctgtgtgtgtgtccatgtctgatctgtgtgtgtgtccatgtctgatctgtgtgtgtgtccatgtctgatctgtgtgtgtgtccatgtctgatctgtgtgtgtgtccatgtctgatctgtgtgtgtgtccatgtctgatctgtgtgtgtgtccatgtctgatctgtgtgtgtgtccatgtctgatctgtgtgtgtgtccatgtctgatctgtgtgtgtgtccatgtctgatctgtgtgtgtgtccatgtctgatctgtgtgtgtgtccatgtctgatctgtgtgtgtgtccatgtctgatctatgtgtgtgtgtccatgtctgatctatgtgtgtgtgtgtcctccagcTGAAGAGCCCTCTGAACCTGGAGCAGGCGTCGTCGGCCCGGGACGCCCTGTCTAAGGCCGTGTACGGCCGCACCTTCACCTGGCTGGTCAACAAGATCAACGTCTCCCTGGCttacaaggtaacacacacacacatgaactaaCGCCCCATTCAccgctgacccccccccccccccccctgttggcCTGATATCCCTAAATCTACCCTAGTCTTCTCACCCTCCTGTCAGCCTGCACTTTTGACCTATTGGCTGGCCATTTCATAGACCGTGGAGGTAGGGCTCCCCCTTGTGGATGTGTTGTAgtactgtgtttctgtacaggctGTTGTCTGATGGGGATTAGGTCAGTGCATATTTGAGCTGTGAGGTTCTCTCTAGCCGTAATGCGTCTAGTCCATGTCTGCTGTGAGTTTGTCATTTCGGCGGTGCTTACCGTGCCGGGTTTAGGTATGCACGTTAACCAATGACGAGCTACTCGTTTTATtcggagtctgttggatgactctGTCGCTGAGAAGTTTACGAATTGCTCCTTCATGAAAGCTGTCATTTCTTCTTCTAGGATGAGACCTATAAAAACGCTTCAGTCATTGGCCTGCTGGATATCTATGGTTTTGAAGTCTTCCAGCACAACAGGTACCAGAGGAATATAGAACTCATTTTCCCATCATCCGGTGTATTTTCGACAGTGTTTTACCATTTACCGTCGTCTAACGGTTCACCTGTAATGGTGTGTTTGTGTCGCAGTTTTGAGCAATTCTGCATTAACTACTGCAACGAGAAGCTGCAGCAGCTCTTCATCGAGCTCACCCTCAAGTCCGAGCAGGATGAGTACGAAGCGGAGGGAATCACGGTGagactgctctctctttctcctaccaGGCCGTCTCGatctccatcccctcccctctcaaccCTACGTCTCGGAGGGACCTTCCCTTCCCTCTACTGCACTCCTCTATCTTTTCCTTCTCCCTTTaccactccccctccccctctcttctgtcttgtccctctccttccaccttctccctttacccctcccctctcttctgtctctccttccacctTCTCCCTTtaccactccccctctcttctgtcgtccctctccttccacctccacctcctccctttaccactccccctctcccttctgtctcgtCCCTCTCCTTCCACCTTCTCCCTttaccactctccctctccttccaccttCTCCCTTTACCACTCCCCCTCttgtctcactccctctccttccaccttCTCCCTttaccactcccctctctccctctccttccaccttCTCCCTttaccactccccctctccctctccttccaccttCTCCCTTTAccactacccctctccctctccttccaccttCTCCCTTTAccactccccttctccctctccttccaccttCTCCCTttaccactctccctctccttccaccttccctcccttccacctctccctttaccactctcccctctccttccacctTCTCCCTTTAccactccccttctccctctccttccaccttCTCCCTTtaccactccccctctccttccacctTCTCCCTTtaccactccccctctccttccacctTCTCCCTTTAccactcccctctccttccacctTCTCCCTttatcactctccctctccttccaccttCTCCCTTTACCTCTCCTTCCACCTTCTCCCTTtaccactcccctccctctccttccaccttctccctttacctctccctctccttccaccttctccctttacctctccctctccttccaccttctccctttacctctcccctctccttccaccttctccctttacctctccctctccttccaccttctccctttacctctccctctccttccaccttCTCCCTTTAccactccccttctccctctccttcaaccTTCTCCCTTTAccactccccttctccctctccttccaccttCTCCCTTTACCACTCCCCTTCTCCTTCCACCTTCTCCCTTtaccactccccctctccttccacctTCTCCCTTtaccactccccctctccttccacctTCTCCCTTtaccactccccctctccttccacctTCTCCCTGTCGGCTCTGTATGACTGTCTACACGGGGATTGGTTGCCCGCTCCACGTCTCACAACAGGAGTGCTGCTGATCAGTTTAggcttttagatcataatgactGAGATTATATGAAAAGGGGGGGGGGCTGATCATACACCAGCACTCTTActgagacgctttgtgaatacgggcccATGAGGGAGCTGAGTGCAGAGGGCCGTGGGAGAGCGATTCATACCCAGGCAGTCATTCATCAAAGGGGGCGTTATTGTACAACGTGTAATGTGGGCTGtgtttgatgatgatgataatgtggTGGTACACCTGTTAATAAAGTGGctgtgaactgtgtgtgtgtgtgtgcggcagCAAACAGCCATGAAGGTTTGTTTGAACATATGCATAGCGTGTGGGTTCAGAATGTCCTCCTTGTCCCGGATTCTCAGCATTCTGTAAATGTTTTGTTTCCCAACCGTTAACATGTCGGACAGTTCGGTCTCCTAAACAAGCCATTTTTAGATGCCGTTGTGTTCCTTGCTGTCTCACAGTGGGAGCCTGTGCAGTACTTCAACAACAAGATCATCTGTGATCTGGTGGAGGAGAAGTTCAAAGGCATCATCTCCATTCTGGTGAGAATCCGTTTCAAGCTTTAACGTAACCCTTTTCAAGTTGACCTTTCACCTTTCTCTCGCCTCTTGGcccctctgtgtctggtatgtcCTGCTGTCACAGTCAACTGTCCATCTAATGTATTTCTCTTtcattctccctctttctctctttcattttcattctctctttcattctctttctctccctcattctctttctctctctctcaggacgaGGAGTGCCTGAGGCCAGGGGACGCCAGTGACATCACCTTCCTGGAGAAGTTGGAGAATACTGTGGGAGGCCACGCCCACTTGACAACGTGAGTCTACGCCCATACAAGCGCACGCGTCCAAACCTCCCTCTGCTAACAGAGCAACAGGAGACGTCGTGAGAGCTGGCGGTCAGTTGACTTCGTCAGGACACAGAAGCCCGTAGACACTACATGAATCAACAATGTTGTAATGCTTGGTCTTCAGTAGTGCATAACTATTAAAAACTAAATATCTGTTGGGAACAAAATGCACACGAGTTAAAGGAGAACTCCTCCCATTAGTCCGTTGTAAACATAAGTCGTGTTCATTCggtaccaaatggaagaaaaccgGTTGAAACCGGGAGGGATTACCTGAAAGTGTTTTAAAAAGAAAAGCTTGTTTTCTTTttccgttgcaaaatgttttgctacggtgTCTATGGTGTGCCCTGACAAATGGTCACCTGTTGTTTGTGTGTTCCTCGTAGTCACAAGCTGGCCGATGGAAAGACCCGGAAGGTGATGGGCCGAGAGGAGTTCAGACTGCTGCACTACGCTGGAGAGGTCAACTACAACgtcaacggtgtgtgtgtgtggcgcagCAGCAGCGTCAATTGttagggggaagggagagggagaagaccagagggaaaggaaggatgttctgtagtggtctgtcactgtgtgtgtaaTCATTCTTTCCCCCAACCTTACTCGGAGTTCAtgtgctcttcctctctctcttccccctctaggCTTCCTGGACAAGAACAATGACCTCCTCTTCAGGAACTTGAAAGAGGTGAGCGGGAGAATTCAGGCCAAAGGGGGAAAGGATTAAGATAGTAGATGGATGATATGATAGGAGAATAGACCAGACTCTGAGATTGTGTtctatccctgtgtgtgtgtgtagaacagTGTGGCAGTTCTAGTCGTAGTGAGCTGTACTCATTCTCTGTGCGTTGTCCATCCACAGGTCATGTGTATGTCTGATAATAAGATTCTGACCCAGTGCTTTGACCGGGCGGAGCTGAAGGACAGCAAGAGACCTGAGACGGTGAGAACAGCCATTACCCTGTAGTACCACTCAGAGGGCAAAGGTCATAGGTACGCCCATGGGCACGCACCAATACATGCGTGTCTGCAATGTACCCCAAAGCATACACTGatgcacaatatatatatatatatatatactcatatatatatatatatatatatatatatatatatacacgtccTGTCTCATACACACTTACAAACAGCCTCTTGTTTATGCTCTGTGGAtcttcctccctccacactgaaGGGTGTAGTGAGTGACAGGGGAATCTCTGCTCCCCGCTCACACACTGAGGAATGCCCTGACACTCTGttgccctccacacacacacacacacacacacacacacacacacacacacacacacacagtggaagcCCATTGGTCGTGGGTCGTTGGTGTCGAGTCCGTTGACTTGATTGTGTTCATTGTTGACGagacgccctctctctctctccgtccctacCCCCAACCCTGTCACTGCCCCCAACCCTGTCACTTCACACTGGGACCTGTGTTCTGTCCAGTCTCGGCCTCGGTCCAGCCAGCAGCCGtcctttctgctcctctcctcttcctgcatctctcctctctacacccCTCGCTCGgtgctcactctctttctctctcttttctttgtgcctgtctctgcctccaggcAGCGACCCAGTTCAAGACCAGCCTGGCCAAGTTAATGGAGATCCTGATGTCCAAGGAGCCGTCGTACGTGCGCTGCATCAAGCCCAACGATGCCAAGCAAGCAGGTAGGAAGGAAACCGATGCGTTGCTCGCAACAGGGTCGTATTCATTCGGGCACACCGGAGCAATATGTTTCAAAACGTTCAACGGAGAACTAAAATGAGCTTTTCTGATTTGGTCATGGTAGTCCCTCCTTGTTCCAGTACATTTgcttccgtttggtgcctaatgaatacagTGTTTCACCTATATGCATTTAGTGGTGGCGCACCGCTGCATGTATACATGTTCATTAATTTTTCAGGATGGTAAAAACTCTTTCAGTGTAAACTGAAATGACTTAAACCAGATATAAAAGATGtcttaatatattttttaaataagatCATCTCTGAGAACTAACAGTCACCAAAATAAAAACTAGACAGAATCAAAAATTCTAAAAATAGCTCGGGGCCCCCGTTTGATTTTG
Proteins encoded:
- the LOC115141592 gene encoding unconventional myosin-Ic-like isoform X4 translates to MELRIQLIPTGEIILSPGNNGESYCHSCTKAVGSDGVRISMESALTARDRVGVQDFVLLENHTSEAAFIENLRKRFKENLIYTYIGSVLVSVNPYKDLEIYTKNHMERYRGVNFYEVSPHVYAVSDNSYRSMRTERKDQCILISGESGAGKTEASKKILQYYAVTCPASDQVETVKDRLLQSNPVLEAFGNAKTLRNDNSSRFGKYMDIQFDFKGAPVGGHILNYLLEKSRVVHQNHGERNFHIFYQLIEGGEEDLLRRLGLERNPQQYQYLVKGNCPKVSSINDRSDWKVVRKALSVIGFSEDEVEELLNIIASVLHLGNIQYGGEDSGNAYITTDTQIKYLARLLSVDGLVLKEALTHKTIIAKGEELKSPLNLEQASSARDALSKAVYGRTFTWLVNKINVSLAYKDETYKNASVIGLLDIYGFEVFQHNSFEQFCINYCNEKLQQLFIELTLKSEQDEYEAEGITWEPVQYFNNKIICDLVEEKFKGIISILDEECLRPGDASDITFLEKLENTVGGHAHLTTHKLADGKTRKVMGREEFRLLHYAGEVNYNVNGFLDKNNDLLFRNLKEVMCMSDNKILTQCFDRAELKDSKRPETAATQFKTSLAKLMEILMSKEPSYVRCIKPNDAKQAGRFDDVLIRHQVKYLGLMENLRVRRAGFAYRRHYETFLQRYKSLCPETWPSWQGKLADGVSTLVKHLGYKPEEYKLGRSKIFIRFPKTLFATEDALETRKHSLASKLQSSWKGYSQKTKYRKLRSSAVVVQAWWRGILACRRAQRKRQAANTIRRFIKGFIYRHNERCPENEYFLDYVRYSFLMKLRRNLPKSVLDKSWPTAPTALIEASEQLRKLYMQNMVWGYCKRINPEWKHQLEQKLVASEIFKNKKDNYPQSVPKLFMGTRLNGEEINPKVLQSLGSEKMKYAVPVTKYDRKGYKARPRQLLLTSNCAVIVEEAKLKQRIDYAALKGISVSSLSDGVFVLHVPTEDKKQKGDVVLQSDHIIETLTKVAICADKVNSININQGSITFTMGQGKEGIIDFTSGSELLVAKAKNGHLSVTAPRLNSR
- the LOC115141592 gene encoding unconventional myosin-Ic-like isoform X1, whose product is MDLGNIRDLVRKTHVSIVENRFLGERIDKLKDAVGSDGVRISMESALTARDRVGVQDFVLLENHTSEAAFIENLRKRFKENLIYTYIGSVLVSVNPYKDLEIYTKNHMERYRGVNFYEVSPHVYAVSDNSYRSMRTERKDQCILISGESGAGKTEASKKILQYYAVTCPASDQVETVKDRLLQSNPVLEAFGNAKTLRNDNSSRFGKYMDIQFDFKGAPVGGHILNYLLEKSRVVHQNHGERNFHIFYQLIEGGEEDLLRRLGLERNPQQYQYLVKGNCPKVSSINDRSDWKVVRKALSVIGFSEDEVEELLNIIASVLHLGNIQYGGEDSGNAYITTDTQIKYLARLLSVDGLVLKEALTHKTIIAKGEELKSPLNLEQASSARDALSKAVYGRTFTWLVNKINVSLAYKDETYKNASVIGLLDIYGFEVFQHNSFEQFCINYCNEKLQQLFIELTLKSEQDEYEAEGITWEPVQYFNNKIICDLVEEKFKGIISILDEECLRPGDASDITFLEKLENTVGGHAHLTTHKLADGKTRKVMGREEFRLLHYAGEVNYNVNGFLDKNNDLLFRNLKEVMCMSDNKILTQCFDRAELKDSKRPETAATQFKTSLAKLMEILMSKEPSYVRCIKPNDAKQAGRFDDVLIRHQVKYLGLMENLRVRRAGFAYRRHYETFLQRYKSLCPETWPSWQGKLADGVSTLVKHLGYKPEEYKLGRSKIFIRFPKTLFATEDALETRKHSLASKLQSSWKGYSQKTKYRKLRSSAVVVQAWWRGILACRRAQRKRQAANTIRRFIKGFIYRHNERCPENEYFLDYVRYSFLMKLRRNLPKSVLDKSWPTAPTALIEASEQLRKLYMQNMVWGYCKRINPEWKHQLEQKLVASEIFKNKKDNYPQSVPKLFMGTRLNGEEINPKVLQSLGSEKMKYAVPVTKYDRKGYKARPRQLLLTSNCAVIVEEAKLKQRIDYAALKGISVSSLSDGVFVLHVPTEDKKQKGDVVLQSDHIIETLTKVAICADKVNSININQGSITFTMGQGKEGIIDFTSGSELLVAKAKNGHLSVVSRNNGGI
- the LOC115141592 gene encoding unconventional myosin-Ic-like isoform X6, which produces MDLGNIRDLVRKTHVSIVENRFLGERIDKLKDAVGSDGVRISMESALTARDRVGVQDFVLLENHTSEAAFIENLRKRFKENLIYTYIGSVLVSVNPYKDLEIYTKNHMERYRGVNFYEVSPHVYAVSDNSYRSMRTERKDQCILISGESGAGKTEASKKILQYYAVTCPASDQVETVKDRLLQSNPVLEAFGNAKTLRNDNSSRFGKYMDIQFDFKGAPVGGHILNYLLEKSRVVHQNHGERNFHIFYQLIEGGEEDLLRRLGLERNPQQYQYLVKGNCPKVSSINDRSDWKVVRKALSVIGFSEDEVEELLNIIASVLHLGNIQYGGEDSGNAYITTDTQIKYLARLLSVDGLVLKEALTHKTIIAKGEELKSPLNLEQASSARDALSKAVYGRTFTWLVNKINVSLAYKDETYKNASVIGLLDIYGFEVFQHNSFEQFCINYCNEKLQQLFIELTLKSEQDEYEAEGITWEPVQYFNNKIICDLVEEKFKGIISILDEECLRPGDASDITFLEKLENTVGGHAHLTTHKLADGKTRKVMGREEFRLLHYAGEVNYNVNGFLDKNNDLLFRNLKEVMCMSDNKILTQCFDRAELKDSKRPETAATQFKTSLAKLMEILMSKEPSYVRCIKPNDAKQAGRFDDVLIRHQVKYLGLMENLRVRRAGFAYRRHYETFLQRYKSLCPETWPSWQGKLADGVSTLVKHLGYKPEEYKLGRSKIFIRFPKTLFATEDALETRKHSLASKLQSSWKGYSQKTKYRKLRSSAVVVQAWWRGILACRRAQRKRQAANTIRRFIKGFIYRHNERCPENEYFLDYVRYSFLMKLRRNLPKSVLDKSWPTAPTALIEASEQLRKLYMQNMVWGYCKRINPEWKHQLEQKLVASEIFKNKKDNYPQSVPKLFMGTRLNGEEINPKVLQSLGSEKMKYAVPVTKYDRKGYKTNNVPLPLLSMQSQ
- the LOC115141592 gene encoding unconventional myosin-Ic-like isoform X2, with product MDLGNIRDLVRKTHVSIVENRFLGERIDKLKDAVGSDGVRISMESALTARDRVGVQDFVLLENHTSEAAFIENLRKRFKENLIYTYIGSVLVSVNPYKDLEIYTKNHMERYRGVNFYEVSPHVYAVSDNSYRSMRTERKDQCILISGESGAGKTEASKKILQYYAVTCPASDQVETVKDRLLQSNPVLEAFGNAKTLRNDNSSRFGKYMDIQFDFKGAPVGGHILNYLLEKSRVVHQNHGERNFHIFYQLIEGGEEDLLRRLGLERNPQQYQYLVKGNCPKVSSINDRSDWKVVRKALSVIGFSEDEVEELLNIIASVLHLGNIQYGGEDSGNAYITTDTQIKYLARLLSVDGLVLKEALTHKTIIAKGEELKSPLNLEQASSARDALSKAVYGRTFTWLVNKINVSLAYKDETYKNASVIGLLDIYGFEVFQHNSFEQFCINYCNEKLQQLFIELTLKSEQDEYEAEGITWEPVQYFNNKIICDLVEEKFKGIISILDEECLRPGDASDITFLEKLENTVGGHAHLTTHKLADGKTRKVMGREEFRLLHYAGEVNYNVNGFLDKNNDLLFRNLKEVMCMSDNKILTQCFDRAELKDSKRPETAATQFKTSLAKLMEILMSKEPSYVRCIKPNDAKQAGRFDDVLIRHQVKYLGLMENLRVRRAGFAYRRHYETFLQRYKSLCPETWPSWQGKLADGVSTLVKHLGYKPEEYKLGRSKIFIRFPKTLFATEDALETRKHSLASKLQSSWKGYSQKTKYRKLRSSAVVVQAWWRGILACRRAQRKRQAANTIRRFIKGFIYRHNERCPENEYFLDYVRYSFLMKLRRNLPKSVLDKSWPTAPTALIEASEQLRKLYMQNMVWGYCKRINPEWKHQLEQKLVASEIFKNKKDNYPQSVPKLFMGTRLNGEEINPKVLQSLGSEKMKYAVPVTKYDRKGYKARPRQLLLTSNCAVIVEEAKLKQRIDYAALKGISVSSLSDGVFVLHVPTEDKKQKGDVVLQSDHIIETLTKVAICADKVNSININQGSITFTMGQGKEGIIDFTSGSELLVAKAKNGHLSVTAPRLNSR